Below is a window of Sus scrofa isolate TJ Tabasco breed Duroc chromosome 10, Sscrofa11.1, whole genome shotgun sequence DNA.
ttcttttctaatttcctttctaTTTGAAGAATGTCCTtcagccaatctttttttttttttttttttttttgtccttttagggccacacccgtggcatgtggaggttcccagtctaggggttcaatcagagctgcagctgctggcctacaccacagccacagcaaagccaggtccaaGTCtatagcctacaccagagccttaaccacagagagaggccaggaatcgaacctgagttctctcggatactagttgggttcattaccactgagccacagtgggaactccttcagccAATCCTAAAGGTATGTCTGCTAGCAACACATTCTTTTAAGATTGATTTGTCTGAGAATGTCcttatttccccttctttcctgaAGTGATGGTCTTTTCTTTCCACTCTCGGGCCACTTGCTTCTCCCCCCAGGGTTCCAGGTGAGCAGTCTGCTATTATTTGAACTGGTATTCTGCTATAGGTAATGCATTGTTTCTCTGAGGTTGCTTTCAAGATTTGTCTGTCTTTAATTTCTGGAAATTTTAGTATGATACATGGCTTTCTCTGGGTTTATCCCATTCGAGTTCACTTGACTTCTTGAATCTGTTGCAGGTGTTATGCCCAATTTGGAACAAGGTCTTCAGCCCcacattttcttctctcccctgGCACTCTGGTGATAGGAATGGTGGATCTTTTCTTACTGCCCCACAGATCCCTAAAgcttaattcctttttttccccagtgtgtTTTCTCTCTGTTCAGATTGGGTAAATTCTACTGGACTCTTCAAGTTCAGTGATTCTATCCTCTGTCATGTCCACTCTACTCTTAGCCCATCCAGTGATATCTTTTTCCCCACTCTGATTTCTGCCGTGGTATTTTTCAAGTTGAAAATTCTTAATAAAGCTGAAAATTTAGGTCCTTAAGTCATCTCTAATACTGAGCTATTAATTCAGTGCAATAGAGATTCACTTTAGCTTAACATCTTTAATTtcataaagactgaaaaaaaaggtttaatgAATCAGCAGCACTCAAAAACCAGATTATCCATCCCTCTGGAATTTTCTGCCAAAACAAATACTCGCAGTGACACATGTGATCCAGCTGTATAATTCAAATATATCGTAGTTTGAATTATATGCAAACTTGCATAGGTCGCCACAGCGCATTGAAACAACCTAGCCAATGTTGGCTGATTTCTTGTACTGAAAGAGGTGTACCAGTGATAATGAAACCAAAACTATCATGTGCatcccttttgatttttttatacaaaatttaaaaaacatattaggctttttattgtttattttttaagttttattgaagtacagttgatttgcagtgttatgatcatttctgctgtatagcgaagtgattcagttatacatgggtacacatccattctctttcaaattcttttcccacatagatgatcacagaatcctgggtagagttctctgtgctctacagtaggtcctcacTAGCCAGTCATTTCAAATACAGTAGtctgcatatgccagtcccaaatccccagtccatccctcccctcttcccccagcccatcctctttggtaaccataagtttgttttcaaagtctgagtgtTCGTTTCTATTCTGCAATTAAGTTcatgtgtattctttttaaaaattccatataaAGGTGATATGGTATAATGTTTGTCTCtggctctctgacttcacttagtacaatcatctctaggtccatccatgtcgctgcaaatggcattatttcactctttttatggcggagtaatcttccattgtgcatatgtacatcttcttaatccattcatccattgatggacatttaggttgtttccaagtcttggcacCATGTTGTGCATCCCTTTTGACTTTTGATAGCTTCAGACTTTCTCGGTTACTCACATGTATTTTGGTGCAGTACCAAATACCTTTTACAGGCTTCTAACAAAGCAGCTTCCAGACCTTTATCCAACTTCACTGTAGGCTGATAAAATTCCTGCCTTGTGCCAAGAAGATGTAGATGATATACAGTATCTTTTAGTTGGAAAAGGTCACCTTCTAATCCTTAGTGCTCTTATTCCTGCAAAAACAATGAATTTACTTCTCTCACTGTCCCGAAAGTCTAGAGAGACTTTTCAGTCACCCAGAGAGGAGCATTCCTTCTAGAACATTCTACCGCCTAAGACCCTGATGCAAATCACAGACGAGCACTTCGGCTGAGGCAAAGCTCCATGCTCTTCCTTGGCCTCAGCCCAGTGTCTCATAAGGGGCTCCAAGTCAGACtcggaaggaggagggagagtcgGTGCTTTCCACTCTAAGGGAAAGCTGTGGGCCCGTCAGAGATCAAGACGTGCGCTGAACTGCCTGGATGAACCTTGTCGGAGGAGATGTTTACCTGACGTTACCTTTGTTCTTTAGAACTCCAGTGGTAAACTAACTGACTTCCTGAGCTTCTACACACTCCCCTCCACAGTCATGCACCACCCCGCTCACAAGAGCCTCAAGGCTGCCTACTCCTTCTACAACATCCACACGGAGACGCCGCTGCTGGACCTCATGAACGACGCGCTCATCATAGCCAAGCTGGTACGCAACCTGCCCCTTGTCCCATGTGTGTATCCAGATATGTATGTCAGCCTGTACGAAACATTTGGTTGTGTTTTCTTCCATTCGGGGGGGACTCATTTGAAAGATGTTTTACTGTTGACCTTCCACCAAAGGAATTttgattaagaattttttttgtttaatttcagtGGCTATTTTCATCatgaattctttctcttttttgttctttctcggccacacctgtggcatgtggaagctcccagccccgggatggaatccaagctgcagcttgcgATCTTACACtatatagctcatggcaacaccggatccttagcccactgcaccaggccagggattgaacccacacctcagcaatgacctcagccactgcagagacaatgccggatccttaacctgctgctccataTCAGGAACTCCGATTTTCATCATGAATTCTATTGTAACTTAACCAGAAAGACATTTTGCGCAAATGAGAAACTTTTTAGCCCTTATGTAAAAATACGTAAAATTCATAATCTAAGGACTATAAATCCATGATCCCATGAGACAGGCAAACCATGGAgatgttgcaggtttggttccagatggttccagaccaccacaataaagcaaggACAGCATCAATGAGCCACAGGAGCTTTTTGGTTTCCcggtgcatataaaagttatcttTTCACTATTGTACCAtctattaaatgtgcaatagcCTATCTAAGCAGtatatataccttaatttaaaacacTTGATTGCTAAAAAATGCTTATCATCACCTGGgccttcagtgagttgtaatcATAACATCAGAGCTCACAGATCACCATGACAAATACAATAACAAGTGTGAAATGTTACAAGAATTACCACAATGGAACACAGAGACAccaagtgagcaaatgctgttgggagAATGGGGCTGATAGACTTGCTCAATTgtagggttgccacaaaccttcaatagATGAAAATATGTATCTGTGAAGCGCCATAAAAGCAGGTCTCCCTGGTTGGGgaaaaatgtgtgtttgtgttgcaGTGAATAACTGGCAACAATAAGTTTTTTGATTCCACTAAATAGTCTCTGAATGTTAAAATTAGtttaattttagggagttccctggtggtctagtagttaggattcAGCTGTCAACTGCTACGGCCCAGGTTCAGACGCTGTTCTTGGAACTgcgagatcccacatcaagcagctGCATGccgcagccaggaaaaaaaaaaaaaagttttaattactaCAATGATCATAAGagggatttaaaaatgaaaagaattaaattcaaaatgcgcctttatttgcatcatttttctgtttcctcaatGTAGTAGTAAAGGTAATTATTAAATTCTTGCtacaaataaacattttcctttaaaaagaggtTGAAATCCATTGACAGGGACGTTTTGATGTGATTACTATAAGAGAAAATAGTGTTCatgagaaattgagagaacacatCAGAAGTGTCTTCCTtgtattcttctcttttttttgtcttttctagggccgctcccatggcatatggaggttcccaggctaggggtctaatcggagctgtagccgctggcctacaccccagccacagcaatgtgggatccaagccgcatctgtgacgtacaccacagctcacggcaacactggatccttaacccactaagcaaggccagggattgaacccgcaacctcatggttcctagtcggattcgttgaccactgcaccatgacgggaactccttccttgaaCTCTTCTAGTATTTGAtcattggaaactttttttttttttttttggtctgggcCTGCGGTGTGTGAaaggtccctgggccagggattgaacccgcatcatggcagtgacccaagccacagcagtgacaaccccgcATTGGAAACTTTTTTTCATATCTGTTTTTTGTCCACATCAGGAGTGTACGGACATTCCCAGGTTGGGGATAGGACGCACACCGCCACAGTGCGGcacccttaacccaatgcaccacagtgggagctcctctccTTTGATTCTTTGACCTTGTAGCTTGTTTTCAACTATTTCCCCAAAAAGGCCAGTAATAAGTTGTTTATGGTAAAAAccctgaaaaataagaaatgtaggtgcttcgtgtgtgtgtgtataatatatgaagaatatatatataatacatttgtattagctaacattttcttaaattgtgtttctgctattaaaatattactaaatttATTTCCCAGTGTCTGCCCAAGACAAATACACAATTTAAAGCCTTTACAGGTTTGACTCGTTGGGTGTAGGTTCAGGTAAGTCAGAATTTAGAAAGGCCAGTAACCAGCAGTTCTGTTGATGGTGCCATCTAGGCAACTGTTTCCTTCAAAAACAGGgacaaaataatttctgaaatCTTAATAGATAATTTTTTGACCGTGTTAGCCCACAAACTGTGTCTGTTTATTCAACGTTTCTGTATAATCTTGCTGACTCCATCAGATTCACTGCTTGCTAGTTTTCTTTAATAAGACAGTTTTGAACTGAATTCCCAACCTACACTACATATTACAGACATTAAACcttataaatgcatatttaggCTCCTAGTAGGGGGATTAAATATTATACAGACATGCATCATATATGAAACACCCTAATCCTtggatattttaaactttttttttcacactggCAGAAAGGATTTGATGTATTCAATGCACTAGATTTGATGGAAAATAAGACATTCTTGGAAAAACTCAAGTTCGGCATAGGCGACGGCAATTTACAGTATTACTTGTACAATTGGAGGTGCCCAGGAACAGAGTCCGAAAAGGTAAGTGAGGTTGATAAATCTTGGTAAACTTGATACATTACCTAGAAAATCCCATACTTTCTTCTCTTCAGATTgagaggtgtttgtttgtttttttttaatttaattatatttttcttttttgggctgcacccacggcatatggagtttcccaggctagaagctgcagctgccagcctatgccaccaccacaacaatgccagatccaagccatgtctgccatctacgccgcagctcacggcaacacctgatccttaaccgcctgaatgaggccatggatcgaacccgcatcctcatggctactagtggggtttgttagtgctgagccacaatgacaactcctccagtggctttttaaaaatatagatctaTTGTACTCTagtataatttcattttccttgatcACTTGTTCTTACTGTtccatttcttccctctttttaggTTGGACTTGTATTACAATAGATGGATATTTCTGTTCTTAGAACTCTTTCGTCATCAGTCGTTAATATTCTAGTTAATGATGCCTGGAACTGCCATTCCAAAGAAGATGAGAAGCACAACTTAAGTGACATCATAGTCAGTaacagaaaagatgagaaaaaaaatccatttgtgaCCAAGAAAACACATCCGTAGCTAGAACGTTAACATTCACCCTTTTTTTCACCATTTACCCATTGGTAGGAGGGATGGACGAAGGGTACAGAGAGTACGTTCCTTGAATTTGCAACCTTTTCGCTGGCTCTCGATgaagaaaagttcttttttttccctctctctagAAAAGGGGCCACTTTTCTGTGGACTGGACAGACGTCACAGCATCATGTAAGAAAACCTTGGGCACCGTGCGGAGGTAAAGTGCTGCCCCTCTGTCTGTGACGAGGCCTCTGGTCTGCGGGGCCGTGTCCCGAGAGGAGCGCGCCGTCTGGAAAGTGTTGCCTTCCGTCTCCCAACGCGGTCCCCTCGGGAGCGCCCACGGAAGCAGCACATCTGTGCCTCGGTCACGAGCCGTGGATGACGGAGTGAAGAGCGAGGTAAAAACGCCCTGGGGACTGTGTGTGTCTCGAGAGGCGAAGTTGCCACTTCAGTCCGTGTGTATTGGCATCTGCAGCGGGTCGGTGGACTCTTTCCAGAGTCAGGTGTGGGGCAGACATCCCCGAAGCGTGTCCAGCCCGGGACGAGCCAGGCTGTCCTGCCCCGCAGACACTCTTTCTTCTCCGCAACAGCCAGGCTGCGGGAGGCGAAGGGAGTCGAAGCCCTCGAGTCACGTGTCGCGCGCGGTGGGGTTTGACTGCTCTCAGGACGCTGAGAGTCTGAATGTTTTTAATTCCTTATGCAGAATTGCACACCTTCCTTTATGCTGACTCTAATTTATCATGAAAGCTGTCAGGCTCTTGGAAGACTTCTTATTTGTAAATAAGTATCATCATTTTGTTACTTATACTGGTGTTTTTATCTCTGGTTTGAAAAAGGAGTTTCCCAGTGTACATAACTGTAAATATCGCCCATAGTCGACATAAACTGGCCTCAACTACCACACAGTGCGTCCTTCTTCCTGCCTTTACTGTACCAGTGCCTAGGCCGCTCAGTCCAGAACAATCTAAATACCTTAGATAACAGGATGCCCTTCCTCCGTGTTCTTACTAAGGAGTCCAGGGAACCCATCATACTTCACACCAGGCAGGAGCTAGCAAACTCTGGCCTGTGAACTCGAGTCAGCTCATCATCTGTTTCGGACAGCCCACGAGCTAAGAAGGGTTTTACATTTttgaatggtgtgtgtgtggcgggaggtgggggggatcAAACGAGGAATGTTTTGCGACACATGGAAATTATAGGGAGTTCAGATTTCAGCACCCATAAGGTTTCATGGGAACACGGCTACATTCATTTACGTGTTGCCTGTGTGGCTGCTTCATGCTACGAAAGACACTTTTGTAGTTGTTTGTAGAGTTGTTCTGACGGAGGCTACGGGCCAGAAGGTCTAGCGTATTTACAACCTGGCCCTTTAATGGGGAAAGAAACTGCCACTGATGTCCACCAAGGAGCAGAAAGCCAGCTCGCCCTTGTCCTTAGGGCCAACCCATGGCCGTGGCATCCCGGACTTCCACTAGGGGGCATGCTTGCCCCCCCCAAGTCAACCACAGTTTAAGGACAGCGCTGTTCAGGGTGACTTGCATAGGATGATTCCAATCCAGCTGCATTACCATTTTCTCCTAACAGAGGGAGAAAGCCTCtagaagcaaaaatgaaccaattcACGGAGACACCAGAATTAAGTAAAAGGGATTTTTAGCCTTATCTGAGGTCAAGGCTGTAGTTGGGGATTACGTTGTACCAGTTTTTAGGGCACAGTCTTATACAACGTAAGTTTTCAAAGAATTGCAGTTTTGCCCCTCAGAAATTCTGTCACAGACTCACCTCCTGATGAGGTGGCATTGTTCCTTTATTCGCGTACCTAATTCCAGTTATCGGAGTTCATCCtcttttagtcattttaaaatcCAGTAATAAATGACTAGCACATTTGCCTCTTTATAATTTAAGCACGTTAccattcaacattttaaaatagaaaaatcagtaaaactgCTTGTTTATGAAGTAGCcgttaaaactaaattttaatgCAATATAGTGTCTTACAGATTCAAAAAAACCACACCGTCCTCCACCCTTTGCCAGTAATGGACGTGCTCTAGTCCATGAGGTGCCCTCCCCCATCTCCACCATCACCCCATTTTTTGGGTCAAGATGGCATTCAGGAAATTTAAACGGAGGTGGCGTAATCCGTAGAGCAACCAAAATTCAGGCTGAAAATAAACTTCGGCAATCCAGTACCTTCTCTGTGAATTACAGAAAGCACCTTTTCTAAGCACAGGCTGTAAATAGCAGACACTTGAACAGAGAGCCTTGATTATGCTTCATTTCTTAACACAAATGACCCGTCATGACAGACCCACCTCTGAGAGCCCAAGctcctcagtttatttttttattctcttcctgCCTTATTTCACCGAATGACCATGATACTTTTTAAACATGATAAGAGTTCCTAGGAAGTTACCCAGGTAAAGGGGTGATTTCTAACTAGTCAAAATACCTTATCTGGCCTTTTCTATAAACATTAAGCCTTTCTCCCAAGCCCATGCTTAGGCTACCTACAGACAAAGGCAAAATTTAGAAAGTAAATGATAATGCAGTGTTTCTGGAGAGTGTATTGCTTGGTACTTCGTATCTTTCCTTTACAACTCATGATGCACCTGCAGTCCATTTCATCTTCCCACCAACAGAACCGTGTTGACGTGGCACGTTTCCCGAGTTTGATAGAAAGACGTTAAGTGCCGTGGGATATACAGATGTTCTCGCCTACAAGCATTGTACCAGCCTTTTCAAAAGTGAATTTATACAAGCATGGACACTAGTCTCAATAAACGTTTTGATATTCATATATCTGAATGTTCCCTACTCTAAATGTTTTTAGCTTTAGCATATCTAAATTCTATAGTTATAGAGAATCTTACACATTTGAAACACATTTGAAAGGAATGGTACTAAGTGGTGCTCCAAGAACATGTGGAAAAGTAACTCACTTTATTCatttcaatgcttttttttttggccacaccgagCACATGTGGAAGatcccgggtcagggattgaacccacacgacagcagtgaccagagccaccgcagtgacaccaccaagtccttaacccactgagccaccagggaactcctcaaggcttCTTGACGAGGTATCGTTTTACCACTGTATGAAGTGACAGGTTTATACAAGATTACTTTGAAgccatttttttacttttgggtGGTTTCCTTATCTTATTGGGGTTTGGaatcagtttctttattttcaggGGTTGTAACACTACAGCCTGCTGACCTTCAGCAAGCTTCCTTTTGGGTTTAGAGAGGTCTTCAAAGGAAGTTTCTAAAATCTCCTTGTCTCGGCTCTCCAGAGACTTGGTCTCTGAGTTCTCCTGGGGGTCTTCAGGTGTGTCCTGGAGGTCCCCGAGCCATGGAACATTCAGAGGGGGGACCCTGGGGATGATGGTGCTCACTTCATCTGCAAAGGCAGTGGTGTTTTTCCTGAAGCCCAGGGCCAAGATGCATTTTAGGCCCACGACAGGTGCGATCCTCTCGCTGAGCCGGGGCACCTGGCCGGCAGGGACGCCTCTGCTGGCGCTCAGCTGCACCAGGTGTGCAGTGACCATGGCAGGCTTGGCCGACTTACAGGCCAGCACTAAGAGCAGCTCGTTCCTCTCCAGCGCTCTGGTGACTTCGTTGACGCCGATGGCCAGCTGCTTCCGCACGTGCGCAGGGGTCCACCCTGACGCCTGGGCATCACCTTCTGACCTTTTCTCCTCCAGATCCTGGCCGGTGTCCGCAGCCATGCCACATGTGTCTCCACTCTCTTTCCCTAAAGAGGgctgctttttcttcctcttcctgtccTCCACCTTCCGAAGCCCGAGGGATTTAAACCTGACCTCCAGCGTCTGCAGTATGAAGTGCATGTCCTCTTGCCCCAGGGTGCCCCAGCAGGTGGCGTACGGGTTGTTCAAGGAGGTCTTCACAGGCGGAGGTCTCGTCTTCCGCACAGAGCCCCTCCCCGGGGCTTGCGGGGCTGCGGCCATTTGGAAAATCCTTCAGAGAGAAGCAAAACGACAAGGGAAAATTCGTGATCACTAGACATACGTGACTTAAGAATGTCGTGGTTGTGCTCATTCTGATTCTTCAAAGGCTGATTCTGATCGGCTCTAGCAAGCCTACTTATATAGGACATATGTATCCCATAGACATGTGTGACCATACACATAACCTCtcttttaagttatttattttcccctcttttttccaATGACTTGGCCCTCATTTGTATACAGGCAATTTATGAATGTTCTGTGGTACTGTGATCACAGTGaaattcttttagtttatttcatttattaaaaatgttccaTGTTTCTACTTGTTCATAATTATTTATCCTCTTAAAGGGCCTGTAGTATTAGTCTGATAGATCTGTTACCATTTTCTAAATTGCTCTCTAGGGAGGCTTCCGTCCATCCATTCAGCCAGTAGGCACTGAGCATCTCCACCAGAGTCGGATTAGGCGCTGGGGTTCTGCCTTCAACAAGGCCCCAGGTACAATCTGTGAGGGCCCCAGAAGCCTCTGCCATTCCTAAGTAACCTGGTGTGATTTTCTAAGAACTGGAACAGCAGAGTATGCACGTGACAATGATGCTTTCATTCTGTGCCCTTTCGtaagcctccctccctccctccctggaccCTGAGTTTCTTGTGCATCTTTCCTAAAACATCAGTACACAGTTGCCCCCTTCCTACATTCCTCTGGCTGACTCTGTGATGAAAACGAGGGAAATTTGTAATGGAAGTTAAAGATATTAATCCATTAAGGCAAAACAGTAAGAGGGGGTCCTTACTGGTGAAATGTTATCCACCACTGCTCTGGAGCACATGTCCTGGTCATCCTGCCCAGAGGAAACTGCATATGGCTCTTCCCTTGTTTtcttcctcacttccttcctgGGCTCAGCTGGGAACCACAGGGACCCATGTTGCAAAACTGAAGGAAGTTCAACTAGCCAGCTCTGGAGAAGTCTGGAGCTGGGTGGTGTCCCTGTTCGTCCCTGTTCTCAGGTAACCAGATTTTCTCATTCCAGATACGCCCTCATTGTAGATCTTTTCATCCCATGGACACCCGCCCTCCGCAGAGCGCCCCCTGCAGGATTAGCAGTTAAGTCCCCTCCAAGTAAACTTCCACCCAGAAGCCCAGTCACTGATGCTGTTGCTGAAGGGCAGGTATTTCCGTGGGGTAGTCAGAATGTGTGAACAATTTCTCTGTGAATTATCAGATGCTCACAAAGCACCAGTTTAACTGCCTAGCgtgtggaggaggagaagggctcAGGTTAAGTAAGTACCTTGCCCGAGTCACACCTGGTTTTCCCAAATCCAATTTTAATGCTCTCTCAATCCTGGCTGCACCTCAGAAATAATCTGtgactttttctttgtctttttagggccgcacctacagcatatgaaagtgcccaggctagggggtgaatcagagctgcagctgccagcctgcaccacagcccacagcaaccccggatccttaacccactgagggaggccagggatcaaaccctcatcctcatggataatagtcatagttcttaatccgctgaaccacaacaggaactccctaatctgtGACTTTTTGGTAAAACATGTGGACGGCTGGTCCTCTCAAGGTCTACTGAATCGGAATCCCTGAGGACATGGCACGGCACCTGTACTTGGAAAAAAGGCTGCCGGGAATCTGATAGAGAATGGGGCTTGAGAACGCCGGTGTAGGACGGGGGCCTTTCCACACCGGGCAGCCTGAGAAATGGTCCCCTGACCTCTGCTGGCCTTGGTGTTCCTTCTACGTCACCTTCTCACAGAAAATCAAAATTCAGCTCCCTAGGGGAGAGAGCCCAGACCTTGGTGTTGGTATCAGTGGTGCCCACGGCTAGAAAGGCGGTTTGGGCCTCTGAAGCTGCTTCCTCCACCCTGCCCCAGGGCGCAGCCCTCCCCACCCATCATCCCCACACTCCCCTCCAGTGCAGTCACGCCCCATGACGGGATTGGCAGAGGCCAGTGCCAACCCGAAGGTGGTCAGAGGAGGGAAATAAATGACTCAGGAACGAATACAATGATCTGACAGAGGTCCTGCCAGACTGCAAACCACAGTTCACGTGCCTCAGCATCCAGACAACACGGAGGAAATACTTACAGGTACGTGCTCTGTGCATCAGCTCCTCCTGGCTTCAGAATCTAGACAGGGAGACAAGGACCAAGGGGTTCCGTTCAGATGAGTCTCATGGAACAGAATCCAAAACTAAAGTGGAAGAAGTAACAGGATTTGAAAGAAAATGGAGGCCTCAGGCCTGTAGCATCAAGTGTGAACTCATTAAGGTGACAGCCAAGTCAGTCCACACTCTGGCGCATCCCCCCATCATCTTTCTCCTCATGCCCCACATATTGTTTCAAGAGATGACCAGTTCCTCCCTCCAGGGCTTTATAcatattccctctgcctggaaaactACTCCTACCATCAGCCCCAACAACACCATATTTCTTACTAGAGCAAGTATCTGCGCATTTCCCACAATGCCAGCAAGCCAGAAAGATtacaaatgaaagcaaaacagCCACTGGATCCACTGGGCTCAGAACCTATGAGGAAGATTTATCAGCGAGTAATAAAATAACATGCGATGCAAATCAAGGTACGGAAACTACGAGATGTAGAGCAGAGATCTGACTCTGTTGAGAAGGTCAGGAAAGGCCTCCTGGAGGAAGTGTCCCTTTAACCTGCATCTGAAGAATACCTACCAAAGGGCTATCAGAAAGGGTATCCCAGGAAATTGCGTTAAAAGAAAGAATGTCAATATCGCCGGAGCAGAGATGCTAGAGCGGGTGAGATGGTGAGGAAGACTTGCAAACCTTGCAGCGGGAAGCGGCAGTGGGAACGTTCAAAGCAAGATGAGCGATGTAGTTAGAAAGGCCTCAGGGAAagagctgtgtgaacttggaccAGGAGGAGGCCTTTGCCAAGGACCAAACCGTAAAGAAATGACTGCGGCACTAGAGACGCCGCAGAGGGATGAACAGAAGGGGTGCAATCCGCCCGACTTAGCGATCAACTGGgagtaaaacagagaaagaactCAAGAGAGGGGTCTCGAGTTTCGGGGTCCGGCAGCCGAGGGGATGACAGGGCCAATTCCCAGTGTTGA
It encodes the following:
- the RPP38 gene encoding ribonuclease P protein subunit p38 (The RefSeq protein has 1 substitution compared to this genomic sequence), with the translated sequence MAAAPQAPGRGSVRKTRPPPVKTSLNNPYATCWGTLGQEDMHFILQTLEVRFKSLGLRKVEDRKRKKKQPSLGKESGDTCGMAADTGQDLEEKRSEGDAQASGWTPAHVRKQLAIGVNEVTRALERNELLLVLACKSAKPAMVTAHLVQLSASRGVPAGQVPRLSERVAPVVGLKCILALGFRKNTTAFADEVSTIIPRVPPLNVPWLGDLQDTPEDPQENSETKSLESRDKEILETSFEDLSKPKRKLAEGQQAVVLQPLKIKKLIPNPNKIRKPPKSKKMASK
- the RPP38 gene encoding ribonuclease P protein subunit p38 isoform X1 is translated as MAAAPQAPGRGSVRKTRPPPVKTSLNNPYATCWGTLGQEDMHFILQTLEVRFKSLGLRKVEDRKRKKKQPSLGKESGDTCGMAADTGQDLEEKRSEGDAQASGWTPAHVRKQLAIGVNEVTRALERNELLLVLACKSAKPAMVTAHLVQLSASRGVPAGQVPRLSERIAPVVGLKCILALGFRKNTTAFADEVSTIIPRVPPLNVPWLGDLQDTPEDPQENSETKSLESRDKEILETSFEDLSKPKRKLAEGQQAVVLQPLKIKKLIPNPNKIRKPPKSKKMASK